Genomic DNA from Candidatus Methylomirabilota bacterium:
CGGTGGGCGTTCCCTGAAGCGGCTCTTTGACCTCTGCGGGCAGCCGATCCGGGTCCATCGGGCGATGGTGGTTCGCCGCGCTCGGATCCAGCATGCCGATTGCGCGCGGCATCGAGCCAGGCCGCGCGACGCCCACGCTGTAGCCGAGTCCGTTGACAGGCGGCGCCCTTCCACTCAGAATCCAGCGGGAGAGGAGACCCGCATGACCCGGCGCCCCTCGCGGCGACTCGCCGTCCTGTTCCTGGCCGTGGTCGCCGTCGGTCTCGCCTCGAGTCCCCGCGGGGCCGCCCAGGCGCCGGCGCCGGTCAAGCGAGGCGGCCTCCTCGTCCTTGCCCGGCAGGGCGAGGCCACGAACCTCGATCCCCACAAGGTCCCGGCCTTCACGAGCCATCGCGTCTTCGAGCTCGTCTACTCCACGCTCACCCGGCTCGGCCCCGACCTCAGCGTCCAGCCCGAGCTGGCCGAGTCGTGGACCCTGTCATCGGACGGCCGCCAGCTCACGCTGCGCCTGCGCCCGGCCCGGTTCCACAACGGCGAGCCCCTGTCCAGCGCGGACGTGAAATTCACCTTCGAGCGGATCCTGAATCCGCAGACCAAGGCCGTCGCCCGGGCCTTCTTCGCCGACCTCGACCGGGTCGAGGCCCCCGATCCGCGGACGGTCGTCCTGCATCTCAGGCAGCCCAACGTGGCGCTGCTGATCTACATGGCTCATCCCAACGCGAGCATCGTCTCCGAGAAGGTCGCCCGGGCGGCGAACGACGATCTTTCCCGGAAAGAGCACGCGATCGGCACCGGGCCCTTCCGCCTGGCCGAGTGGGCACCGGACAACTTCATGCGCTTCGAGGCCTCTCGCGACTTTTACGTCCAGGGCCAGCCGTACCTCGACGGCGTGCGGATCAACATCGTCCCCGACGAGGCCGGCCTGACCGCCGCGCTGCGGACGAAGGCCGCCGACCTGGCGCTCATCGCGGATGCCCGGGTGGCCCAGACGCTCGCCCGCGAGGCGGGCCTCGCCATCAGCGCCAAGCCGAGTCTCAACTATCACCTCCTCTTCCTCAACACCAAGCGCAAGCCCCTCGACCACCCCAAGGTCCGCCAGGCCATCGCCTCCGCGATCGACCGGAAGCAGATCATCGACACCGTCGCGCTCGGCGCCGGCGACCCGACCGGCCCCCTGCCGCCGGCGCTCCCCTTCTATGCCCTGCCCACGACCGAGTTCCCGCTGTACACGCGGGACGTCGCCCGCGCCCGCCGCCTCCTCCAGGAGGCCGGAGTGGGGCCGGTCCAGCTCACCCTGCTCACCCAGTCCACCGAGCCGGTCTACGCCAAGGACATCGCCCAGATCGTCCAGCAGCAGCTCGGCGAGGCGGGCATCAAGGTGACCATCGAGCTCCTGGAGTTCGGCCAGTGGGTGCAGCGGTGGCTCAAGGCCGACTTCGAGATGGCGCCCGGGCTCAATTCCGGTCAGCCGGATCCCGATTTCTACCTCTTCCGCTACTTCACGAACGACGGCAACCTGAACTTCGTCCACTCCTACCAGAACGACGCCGCCAGCGACGCGATCAAGCGCGCCCGCGCGCTCGCGGATCCTCAGCGGCGCCGCGAGCTCTACGCGGTCGCCCAGCGGGAGCTGGTGACCGGCGTCCCCTTCGTGTGGCTCTATGTCGGGCGGGACTACGTGGGTCTCCAGGCGACCACCAAGGGCTTCGTCCACCTCCCGACGGGCTCCGTCGCGTATCTGCGGCAAACCTGGCTCGACAAGTAGGGAGCGCGGGCAGTCTGGGTCTCTACCTCGCCAAGCGGCTGCTGAGCCTGGTCCCGACCCTGCTCGGCGTCTCCGTCCTCACCTTTCTCTTCCTGCGCCTGATCCCCGGCGATGCGATCGCCGTGCGGCTCGGCACCTCGACCGTGTTGAGCCCCGAGCAGATCGCCGAGCTACGCGCGTACTTCGGCCTCGATCAGCCGCTCTACTCCCAGTACCTCACCTGGCTCGGCGCCCTCCTGCGCGGGGACGCCGGCTATTCGATTCGCACCGGTCACCCGGTCCTCGCCGAGATCATGGGCCGCCTGCCGGTGACGGCCGAGCTGGCGCTGGCGGCGGCGGTGGTCGCCCTGGGGGTGGGGCTCCCGCTCGGCGTGACCTCGGCCCTGCGCCCCGACACGGCGCTCGACCTGGGGGCCCGGAGCTTCGGCCTCCTGGGACTCGCCCTGCCGAACTTCTGGCTCGGGACGCTGTTCGTCCTGCTCTTCGCCCGCTATCTCCGCTGGATGCCCAACACCGGGGGCTACGTCGGGCTGGCCCACGATCCGGTGGCCAACCTGCGCTTCCTCGTCTTCCCGGCGATCACCCTGGGGGTGGCGATGGCGGCGGTGGTGATGCGCACGACGCGCTCGGCCATGCTCGACGTCCTCGGGGCCGACTACATCCGCACCGCGCGCGCCAAGGGATTGAGTGGCACGGCGGTCGTCTCCCGGCACGCCCTGAAGAACAGCCTGATCGTCGTCGTGACGATCTTGGGCATCCAGGTCGGCTACCTGCTGAGCGGAGCCGTCGTGGTCGAGGAGATCTTCGCGGTCCCGGGGCTCGGCCGCATGCTCCTCACCGCCATCCACCAGCGGGACTACGCGCTGGTCCAGGGCGCCGTGCTGGTGGTCGCCCTCCTCTTCGTCGCGGTCAACACCCTCGTCGACGTGCTCTATGGCTACCTCGATCCGCGCATTCGTCAGCGGTAAGCAGGCCGCCAGCGGCGCGCGGGCCGGCCTCCTGATCGTCGGCCTCTTCGGCCTGCTGGCGCTCGTCGCCGATTGGCTGCCGCTCCGGAGCCCGTTCGAGATGACCCCTCAGCACCGCCTGGCCGGTCCGAGCTGGGCGCAGCCGTTGGGCGCCGACGCCTTCGGCCGCGATCTCCTCAGCCGCACGATCTACGGCGCCCGGCTGTCCCTGCGCGTCGCGCTGGCCTCGGTCGCCGGCGCCGTCGTCGCCGGCGGCCTGCTCGGGCTCGTCTCGGGCTACGCCGGCGGCCGCCTCGACCAGGCGATCATGCGCGCCATGGACGTGTTCTTCTCGTTCCCGGCGATCCTCCTCGCCCTCGGCATCGTGGCCGCGTTGGGCCCGAGCCCCGACAACGTGATCATCGCCATCGCCGTCGTCTACACCCCGATCTTTGCCCGCATCGTGCGCGGCCCGGTCCTGGCCATGAAGGAGCGCGAGTTCGTCGAGGCCACCCGCGCCCTGGGGGCGGGGGCCGGGCGGATCGTCGGGCGGCACATCCTGCCGAACCTCACCTCGGTCCTGGTGGTGCAGACGAGCATCGCGCTCTCGTGGGCGGTGCTGACCGAGGCCTCGCTGTCGTTCCTGGGGCTGTCCGCTCAGCCGCCGGCGCCTTCCTGGGGCACCATGCTGAACGAGGGCCGGCAGCATCTCGAGCTGGCGCCCCACATGGCGATCCTGCCCGGGCTCGCCATCATGCTGGCCGTCCTCGGCTTCAACCTGCTGGGCGACGCCCTGCGGGATCTCCTCGACCCGCGCGGCCGACGGTGAGCGCGGACCTCGTCGTGGCCCCGGCGACCGCCGAGGACCTCCCGGTCCTCGCCGAGCTGATGGCCGCCTCGTCTCTTCTGCTGCGCTACGGGACCACCCGGGACACGGCGCTCGCCGCCCTCGTCCGGGCGCGGCGAGCCGGCGACGTTCTCCTGACGG
This window encodes:
- a CDS encoding ABC transporter substrate-binding protein, which gives rise to MTRRPSRRLAVLFLAVVAVGLASSPRGAAQAPAPVKRGGLLVLARQGEATNLDPHKVPAFTSHRVFELVYSTLTRLGPDLSVQPELAESWTLSSDGRQLTLRLRPARFHNGEPLSSADVKFTFERILNPQTKAVARAFFADLDRVEAPDPRTVVLHLRQPNVALLIYMAHPNASIVSEKVARAANDDLSRKEHAIGTGPFRLAEWAPDNFMRFEASRDFYVQGQPYLDGVRINIVPDEAGLTAALRTKAADLALIADARVAQTLAREAGLAISAKPSLNYHLLFLNTKRKPLDHPKVRQAIASAIDRKQIIDTVALGAGDPTGPLPPALPFYALPTTEFPLYTRDVARARRLLQEAGVGPVQLTLLTQSTEPVYAKDIAQIVQQQLGEAGIKVTIELLEFGQWVQRWLKADFEMAPGLNSGQPDPDFYLFRYFTNDGNLNFVHSYQNDAASDAIKRARALADPQRRRELYAVAQRELVTGVPFVWLYVGRDYVGLQATTKGFVHLPTGSVAYLRQTWLDK
- a CDS encoding ABC transporter permease, which translates into the protein MGLYLAKRLLSLVPTLLGVSVLTFLFLRLIPGDAIAVRLGTSTVLSPEQIAELRAYFGLDQPLYSQYLTWLGALLRGDAGYSIRTGHPVLAEIMGRLPVTAELALAAAVVALGVGLPLGVTSALRPDTALDLGARSFGLLGLALPNFWLGTLFVLLFARYLRWMPNTGGYVGLAHDPVANLRFLVFPAITLGVAMAAVVMRTTRSAMLDVLGADYIRTARAKGLSGTAVVSRHALKNSLIVVVTILGIQVGYLLSGAVVVEEIFAVPGLGRMLLTAIHQRDYALVQGAVLVVALLFVAVNTLVDVLYGYLDPRIRQR
- a CDS encoding ABC transporter permease, giving the protein MATSIRAFVSGKQAASGARAGLLIVGLFGLLALVADWLPLRSPFEMTPQHRLAGPSWAQPLGADAFGRDLLSRTIYGARLSLRVALASVAGAVVAGGLLGLVSGYAGGRLDQAIMRAMDVFFSFPAILLALGIVAALGPSPDNVIIAIAVVYTPIFARIVRGPVLAMKEREFVEATRALGAGAGRIVGRHILPNLTSVLVVQTSIALSWAVLTEASLSFLGLSAQPPAPSWGTMLNEGRQHLELAPHMAILPGLAIMLAVLGFNLLGDALRDLLDPRGRR